Below is a genomic region from Ancylomarina subtilis.
GAGGCCTAAACCTGAATTTTGAGGATGATATCGTTAAAGGAACTTGCATTACGCATCAGTCCGAGATTTTAAACGAACGTGTCAAATCAGTTGTTGAATCATAAATCAGATTAAATGGAACAAATATTAGCATACTTTTTTACATATAAGGAGGCAATCTTTATCATTGCTCTATCCATTTTTGTGGGGATTGAAGTTATTTCCCACGTCCCATCAGTTCTTCACACACCTCTCATGTCGGGGGCCAATGCCATCAGTGGCGTCATTATTATTGGCGGTATTATTTTGGTTGGTCATGCTGATACATCGACTTTGTCGCTGGAACTCATACTCGGCTTTTTCGCTGTTATTTTCGCGACACTAAATGTTGTAGGAGGATTTGTTGTAACAGACCGCATGTTGGAAATGTTTAAAAAGAAGAAAAAATAGGACGATATGGAACAAGTTATTGGAAATTTAAACGGTATTGATTTTACCCTGGGCGAATCAATACTCGAACTGAGTTATTTAATTTCAGCTCTGCTTTTTGTTTTTGGATTGAAGCTTTTATCTCATCCTGAAACGGCCAGACGGGGAAATTTTTATGCGGGATCAGGTATGGTTTTGGCCATGT
It encodes:
- a CDS encoding NAD(P) transhydrogenase subunit alpha, producing the protein MEQILAYFFTYKEAIFIIALSIFVGIEVISHVPSVLHTPLMSGANAISGVIIIGGIILVGHADTSTLSLELILGFFAVIFATLNVVGGFVVTDRMLEMFKKKKK